The following proteins come from a genomic window of Pirellulales bacterium:
- a CDS encoding scaffolding protein, with protein sequence MATPEQLYDEADKLKDADKLEEAAAKLNELLETTPDYALAHSALAVIYTRLRKHDEAVKHALRTSELEPNDAFSFTALSVTFQRAGKIPEAEDAMARARMIQGHHHH encoded by the coding sequence ATGGCGACCCCCGAACAACTGTACGACGAAGCCGACAAGCTCAAGGATGCCGACAAGCTCGAAGAGGCTGCCGCAAAGCTGAACGAACTTCTGGAAACGACGCCGGACTACGCCTTGGCACACTCGGCACTGGCCGTGATTTACACTCGCCTGCGCAAGCATGACGAAGCTGTAAAGCACGCCCTACGCACAAGCGAGCTGGAACCGAACGATGCTTTCAGCTTTACCGCGCTGAGCGTAACGTTCCAGCGTGCCGGCAAGATTCCCGAGGCCGAAGATGCGATGGCCCGCGCCCGCATGATCCAGGGCCACCATCATCATTGA
- a CDS encoding ATPase domain-containing protein, translated as MGEQARLSTGVPGLDKLLGGGLIPGTLTVVSGATGIGKTQCGVQFANAGYRQEGQRGILFDMCARGDAQSHADYAQRMFDWKVAVANPSLAPDLGTFFDTLGSQGDYLRVFDYHGRRVTRADLTFEDWQDWQSELARKLGVSIAFFYGNFLRGVRRAVIDGVEPVGRPSDSIQIDLFEYVYHQIVRKDPEWVARDLFREHFRENAARVATATYDTSKISCLLLYTSAEVMLEELAARPLDEGDMLANANTVIYLGKIRNGNRLSRALYVAKHRGSACSDEIVPYTIDDQGLHVA; from the coding sequence ATGGGTGAACAAGCGCGACTTTCCACAGGCGTGCCGGGGCTCGATAAACTGCTCGGCGGAGGCCTAATTCCAGGCACCCTGACAGTTGTCTCGGGCGCTACCGGCATCGGCAAGACGCAATGTGGAGTGCAATTTGCCAACGCCGGCTATCGTCAAGAGGGCCAGCGCGGCATCCTCTTCGATATGTGCGCACGCGGCGACGCGCAGAGCCATGCCGACTACGCGCAGCGCATGTTCGACTGGAAAGTGGCAGTAGCGAATCCCAGTCTCGCGCCGGATCTTGGCACTTTCTTTGACACGCTGGGCTCGCAGGGAGACTATCTGCGCGTGTTCGACTATCATGGTCGGCGAGTGACGCGCGCGGATTTGACTTTCGAGGACTGGCAGGATTGGCAATCCGAACTGGCACGTAAACTGGGCGTCTCGATCGCCTTTTTTTACGGTAACTTTTTGCGGGGAGTGCGCCGCGCCGTGATCGATGGCGTCGAGCCGGTTGGCCGACCCAGCGATTCGATCCAGATTGATCTATTCGAATATGTCTATCACCAGATCGTCCGCAAAGATCCAGAATGGGTCGCCCGCGATTTGTTTCGCGAGCACTTTCGCGAGAATGCCGCCCGCGTCGCCACGGCAACATACGACACCTCGAAAATCAGCTGCCTGTTACTGTACACCTCGGCCGAGGTGATGCTCGAGGAGTTGGCGGCAAGGCCATTGGACGAAGGGGATATGTTGGCCAACGCAAATACCGTGATCTACCTCGGCAAGATTCGCAACGGCAACCGTCTCTCTCGCGCGTTGTACGTGGCCAAACATCGTGGCAGCGCGTGCTCCGACGAGATTGTGCCCTACACGATCGACGACCAAGGATTGCACGTAGCATGA
- a CDS encoding D-TA family PLP-dependent enzyme, protein MSRAWYAVDNIAEISTPALLVYPARVDENLRRMIAGAGGVDRLRPHVKTHKMPAVVRRKLALGITKFKCATIAEAEMLGQCEAPDVLLAYQPVGPNAARLARLAVAYPATRFSAVADDEAAVRALSAALSDVARTVEVLLDLDVGMHRTGISPGPAAVALYRLIASLPGLAPGGLHAYDGHIRNSSLSDRANETAQAFQGIADFHQQLTAAGLDVPRIVGGGSPTFPIHALNAAYECSPGTTVFWDHSYGTRYPDMDYIPAALVVTRVVSRPTANRLCLDLGYKAVSPDNPDKRVHLLDLVDAQPVVHSEEHLVVESSNAANFDVGDVLYGVPFHICPTVALHEAAVTVREHSADGLWPIVARDRRLTI, encoded by the coding sequence ATGTCGCGCGCCTGGTACGCCGTTGATAATATTGCCGAGATCAGCACACCGGCCCTGCTGGTCTATCCTGCGCGAGTCGACGAGAACCTCAGGCGCATGATCGCCGGCGCCGGCGGAGTCGATAGGCTGCGGCCGCACGTAAAAACACATAAAATGCCCGCTGTCGTCCGGCGCAAGTTGGCATTGGGAATTACCAAGTTCAAGTGCGCCACGATCGCCGAAGCGGAAATGCTCGGGCAATGCGAGGCGCCCGACGTACTGCTCGCCTATCAGCCGGTGGGCCCCAATGCTGCGCGCTTGGCGAGGCTCGCCGTGGCTTACCCTGCCACCCGGTTCTCGGCCGTGGCGGATGACGAGGCTGCCGTCCGCGCGCTGTCGGCAGCGTTAAGTGATGTCGCCCGCACCGTCGAAGTGCTGCTGGATCTCGATGTGGGCATGCATCGCACAGGGATCTCGCCTGGTCCCGCAGCTGTAGCCTTATATCGGTTGATCGCGTCGCTTCCTGGTTTGGCGCCCGGCGGACTACACGCGTACGACGGCCACATTCGGAACTCGTCCCTGTCGGACCGCGCGAACGAGACGGCGCAGGCCTTCCAAGGAATCGCCGACTTTCATCAACAATTAACGGCCGCAGGGCTGGACGTGCCGCGGATCGTAGGCGGCGGGTCGCCTACATTCCCCATACATGCGCTCAATGCCGCCTATGAGTGCAGTCCGGGTACGACCGTTTTTTGGGACCATTCCTATGGAACGCGCTATCCCGACATGGACTATATACCTGCTGCCCTGGTGGTGACGCGTGTCGTCAGTCGACCGACGGCCAATCGACTGTGCCTCGATTTGGGGTACAAGGCCGTGTCGCCCGACAATCCCGACAAGCGCGTGCATCTGCTCGATTTGGTCGATGCGCAGCCTGTGGTCCATAGCGAAGAGCACCTGGTGGTGGAATCCTCGAATGCGGCCAACTTCGATGTAGGGGATGTGCTATACGGCGTCCCGTTTCATATTTGTCCCACCGTGGCGCTGCATGAGGCGGCGGTGACTGTGCGCGAACACAGCGCCGACGGATTATGGCCAATCGTTGCCCGCGATCGTCGATTGACTATCTGA
- a CDS encoding tetratricopeptide repeat protein, producing the protein MKSRPTSRKKQPTVSTTRPQAKGPAGTWRDSNRRILAASGLLILLALVTYAPIVRAAFIWDDESYVTENQTLRTTQGLSRIWFDTSAVKQYYPLVHSSFWLEYHLWGLHPLGYHMVNVLLHATSAILFWRLLVRLGVPGAFLAAAIFAVHPVEVESVAWVTERKNVLSLMLALVSLHCYLRFAPASDVAQPESRRTSDRTRWYAAAFVLFFGALLSKTVVVSLPAVLLVMYWWKRGRIAWPDLPPLVPFFAVGIGMGLLTVWLEKNNVGAAGKEWDFSFFQRLLIAGRALWFYAAKLAWPNALAFFYPRWDVDGHAWWQYLFPLAAVVTLLGLWAVRQRIGRGALAAALIFAGVLVPALGFFNVYPFRYSFVADHFQYHASLALIALGAAAATVAVRKVQPGARAAAPYAAGLLVVALSAMAFCQTLVYRDVESLYHDTIAKNPHGWTAYSNLGVYVEMQGRHDEALELLQKAYELRPSDPVMITNYGHIRRKLGEQNGFGPGELDELKQIFEEALALQPDYVAARRGLAFVLLFQERYPDARKEFQESLTGNTSDADSYVGIGYSFFAEGDNNQAERCFHEAIRLNPFCPDAYRRLGLLRVKQGHILEAIALLRQCLTILPIYTDVNFDLGTLLADQKDYPNAAEEFRRVVARRPKYADAWHRLGMVEGELGHFDKAVECFQTTIQLDPNFTAAKTNLQIAIELRDKRPTTK; encoded by the coding sequence ATGAAGTCTCGCCCGACGTCTCGTAAGAAACAGCCAACGGTCAGCACGACGCGACCACAGGCGAAAGGCCCGGCTGGCACGTGGCGCGATTCCAATCGGCGGATTCTGGCAGCGTCCGGGCTGTTGATACTTCTGGCCCTGGTCACGTATGCGCCGATCGTGCGCGCCGCCTTTATCTGGGATGATGAAAGTTACGTCACGGAAAATCAGACTTTGCGAACGACTCAGGGGTTGAGTCGCATCTGGTTCGATACCTCGGCGGTGAAACAGTATTATCCGCTCGTGCATTCCAGCTTCTGGTTGGAATATCACCTGTGGGGTCTGCATCCGCTTGGCTATCACATGGTGAACGTCCTGTTGCACGCTACGAGCGCCATTTTGTTTTGGCGGTTGCTGGTACGATTGGGTGTGCCGGGCGCGTTTTTGGCGGCGGCCATCTTTGCTGTCCATCCTGTGGAAGTCGAATCCGTAGCTTGGGTCACCGAGCGTAAGAATGTGCTGAGCTTGATGCTCGCGCTTGTTTCGCTGCACTGCTACTTGCGTTTCGCGCCGGCAAGCGACGTTGCGCAGCCAGAGTCACGGCGTACCTCCGACCGTACGAGGTGGTACGCCGCGGCCTTCGTACTGTTCTTCGGGGCGCTGCTGAGCAAAACCGTGGTGGTCTCGCTGCCGGCCGTGTTGCTGGTGATGTACTGGTGGAAACGGGGCAGGATTGCCTGGCCCGACCTGCCGCCGCTCGTCCCCTTCTTCGCGGTGGGCATTGGCATGGGGTTATTGACGGTATGGTTGGAAAAAAACAATGTCGGCGCCGCAGGGAAGGAGTGGGATTTCTCTTTCTTTCAGCGGTTGTTAATCGCGGGTCGTGCGTTGTGGTTCTATGCCGCGAAGCTCGCTTGGCCCAATGCGCTCGCCTTTTTTTATCCACGTTGGGATGTTGATGGGCACGCGTGGTGGCAATATCTGTTTCCGCTGGCGGCCGTCGTAACGTTGCTGGGCCTGTGGGCGGTGCGACAGAGAATCGGGCGCGGGGCACTGGCGGCGGCGTTGATTTTCGCCGGAGTGCTGGTGCCGGCTCTAGGATTCTTCAATGTCTATCCCTTTCGGTACTCGTTCGTAGCCGATCATTTTCAATATCATGCTAGTCTGGCCCTGATCGCGCTAGGAGCCGCGGCCGCCACGGTGGCCGTTCGTAAAGTACAACCTGGCGCGCGAGCGGCAGCCCCCTATGCCGCCGGCCTTCTTGTGGTGGCACTGTCGGCGATGGCGTTTTGTCAAACACTCGTCTATCGAGACGTCGAATCGCTCTATCACGACACGATTGCCAAGAACCCTCACGGCTGGACGGCTTATTCGAACTTGGGCGTGTACGTGGAAATGCAAGGCCGCCATGACGAGGCGCTTGAGCTGCTGCAAAAAGCGTACGAGCTGCGACCCAGCGACCCAGTGATGATCACCAACTACGGCCACATCCGCCGCAAGCTGGGCGAACAAAACGGCTTCGGGCCGGGCGAACTGGACGAGCTTAAGCAGATTTTTGAAGAGGCCCTAGCACTCCAGCCGGACTACGTGGCGGCACGACGCGGCTTGGCCTTTGTGCTCTTGTTTCAAGAGCGCTACCCCGATGCGCGAAAGGAATTTCAAGAGTCGCTGACCGGCAACACGAGCGATGCGGATTCGTATGTGGGGATCGGCTATTCGTTTTTCGCCGAAGGTGATAACAACCAGGCCGAACGCTGTTTCCATGAGGCGATCCGGCTCAATCCCTTTTGTCCCGACGCCTATCGTAGGTTGGGCCTGCTACGGGTTAAGCAAGGTCACATTCTCGAGGCCATTGCGTTATTGCGGCAGTGTTTGACGATTCTTCCAATTTATACGGATGTCAATTTCGACTTGGGAACCCTGCTTGCCGACCAAAAGGACTATCCGAATGCGGCCGAAGAATTCCGAAGGGTGGTTGCCCGGCGCCCCAAATATGCAGATGCATGGCATCGGCTTGGCATGGTCGAGGGAGAGCTTGGCCACTTCGATAAGGCCGTCGAATGCTTCCAGACAACGATCCAACTGGATCCCAACTTCACGGCCGCCAAGACAAATCTGCAGATCGCGATTGAGCTGAGGGACAAACGGCCCACGACCAAGTAG
- the lpxA gene encoding acyl-ACP--UDP-N-acetylglucosamine O-acyltransferase yields the protein MKIHPLAIVHPTAKLGHNVTIGPFAIVEANVAIGHNCTIEARVVLKADTTLGDNNHVFEGAVLGGLPQHVRMPERPGSLIVGSGNTLRENVTIHRAMEEGHLTIVGNNNLLMVSAHIAHDCHVGNHVIFANNCMMAGHVLVEDRAFVSGGVAVHQFCRIGRMAMVGGQARVVKDVPPFVTIDGASNFVVGLNSIGLRRNGATTTEITELKMAYRLVYRSGLKWSEILDRLGHDFREGIAGHFYEFFIRSQRGITQERRMPPGATIKMPEAAEPAANATPAVRAKAG from the coding sequence GTGAAGATCCACCCGCTTGCCATTGTCCATCCCACCGCCAAGCTTGGACACAATGTAACGATCGGCCCCTTTGCGATCGTTGAAGCCAACGTCGCGATCGGCCACAACTGCACTATCGAAGCCCGCGTCGTCCTCAAGGCCGATACTACGCTCGGCGACAATAACCATGTCTTCGAAGGGGCCGTCTTGGGAGGGCTGCCACAACACGTGCGCATGCCCGAGCGGCCGGGCTCCCTGATCGTCGGGTCCGGCAATACGTTGCGCGAGAACGTTACGATTCATCGCGCTATGGAGGAAGGACATCTAACGATCGTCGGCAACAACAACCTGCTGATGGTCAGCGCTCATATCGCACACGATTGCCACGTCGGCAATCACGTAATTTTCGCCAACAACTGCATGATGGCCGGACATGTGCTGGTCGAAGATCGTGCCTTCGTCTCGGGCGGCGTTGCCGTGCATCAGTTTTGCCGCATCGGTCGCATGGCCATGGTCGGTGGGCAGGCGCGCGTGGTCAAAGACGTGCCGCCATTTGTCACCATCGATGGCGCCAGCAACTTTGTCGTCGGCCTGAACTCGATCGGACTGCGACGCAACGGAGCCACCACCACCGAAATTACTGAGTTGAAGATGGCCTACCGGTTGGTCTATCGCAGTGGCTTGAAATGGAGCGAGATCCTCGATCGCCTGGGCCACGATTTCCGCGAGGGCATCGCCGGGCACTTCTACGAATTTTTCATCCGCTCGCAGCGCGGCATCACGCAAGAGCGACGCATGCCACCCGGCGCGACGATCAAGATGCCCGAAGCGGCCGAGCCAGCCGCAAATGCCACTCCAGCCGTGCGGGCCAAGGCCGGCTAG